From the Leptolyngbya sp. O-77 genome, one window contains:
- a CDS encoding tetratricopeptide repeat protein: MVTATPPSELHRLGFQLQTLLQRAQPGLPPVQVRCALREGVLMVLVQQVSPDPGAASAVRRLETFEASEMFACLEDELRRSPPNLSPAKSPDSPTPVRPLSVRVYLRAAGQPRPYAIHQFRLDGSVPSASDRDQTRPQEDSQHKDKEDKYEDKLNTFVSAAAPERLSRSTQDAASLDAADSAEALLPDSAQDLIMAETGRFALPRMAIALAVGVAALAFGGTFYALTRPCVMGGCAELQTVERLHQAVSQQLSQGATLQDVSKSYTQLTDASYRLSRVPRWSRHYAAANQMQQQTESTVAALGQVLSAQATATEAVEMAQNPPHPLEVWQRAQALWEKAIAQLQQVSESSPVYDLAQQKRLEYAENLAMIEQRITLEQQAQDWVNRARQAVELAEARQGAATSMDTRLEAHGTWRTAIALLQQVPETAMAYAEAQQLLALYQPRLLDSSARLQQEETAVAAHRRALRLADLAALAEQRRQWSQAVQHWQGALAAAQQVAVGTTVHPQVQPLLSSYRASLAAAQEKLKGAIAAQAAEQDLERNCSGTPRICTYAQQGSVMQVRITPSYDRVLQEAAAITQVTQETDPDSAIMAHFNPLLRAIATVGETAQIPIEVYNADGSLFGIYDPALDGYVSREVRNQQQKRP; this comes from the coding sequence ATGGTAACAGCAACCCCCCCTTCGGAATTGCATCGGCTGGGCTTCCAGTTGCAAACCTTGTTGCAGAGGGCGCAGCCAGGATTGCCGCCAGTGCAGGTGCGGTGTGCGCTGCGGGAAGGCGTGCTGATGGTGTTGGTGCAGCAGGTTTCGCCTGACCCTGGAGCGGCTTCCGCCGTCCGTCGGTTAGAGACTTTTGAGGCTTCAGAGATGTTCGCTTGTCTGGAGGATGAACTACGGCGATCGCCCCCCAACCTTTCCCCAGCGAAATCTCCCGATTCTCCCACCCCGGTTCGGCCGCTGTCTGTGCGGGTCTATTTGCGGGCGGCTGGACAGCCTCGTCCCTATGCGATTCACCAGTTTCGCCTGGACGGGTCAGTGCCCTCTGCGAGCGATAGAGACCAGACCAGGCCTCAGGAGGATAGTCAGCATAAGGATAAAGAGGATAAATATGAAGATAAATTGAACACCTTTGTCTCAGCCGCAGCGCCAGAGCGGTTGTCTCGTTCTACACAGGATGCTGCCAGTCTGGATGCGGCAGACTCAGCAGAGGCGTTGCTGCCGGATTCCGCGCAAGACCTGATTATGGCCGAAACGGGGAGATTTGCGCTGCCTAGAATGGCGATCGCCCTGGCGGTGGGGGTTGCGGCGCTGGCCTTTGGCGGCACGTTTTACGCCCTGACCCGCCCCTGTGTGATGGGCGGCTGTGCGGAGTTGCAGACTGTAGAGCGGCTGCATCAGGCAGTGAGCCAGCAGTTGAGCCAGGGCGCGACGCTGCAAGACGTGTCCAAGTCTTACACGCAGCTTACTGATGCCAGCTATCGCCTCAGTCGGGTTCCTCGCTGGTCGCGCCACTATGCAGCGGCGAACCAGATGCAGCAACAGACCGAATCGACGGTCGCCGCGCTGGGGCAAGTGCTGTCGGCCCAAGCGACCGCAACCGAAGCCGTCGAGATGGCCCAAAATCCTCCCCATCCGCTGGAGGTGTGGCAGCGGGCGCAGGCGCTCTGGGAAAAGGCGATCGCCCAGTTGCAGCAGGTGTCAGAATCCAGCCCGGTCTATGATTTGGCTCAGCAGAAGCGGCTGGAATATGCCGAAAATCTGGCCATGATTGAGCAGCGCATCACCCTGGAGCAGCAGGCGCAGGACTGGGTGAATCGGGCGCGGCAGGCGGTGGAACTGGCGGAAGCACGACAGGGTGCGGCCACGTCGATGGACACTCGGCTGGAGGCCCACGGCACCTGGCGAACGGCGATCGCCCTGTTGCAGCAGGTTCCCGAAACGGCGATGGCCTACGCCGAAGCTCAGCAGTTGTTGGCGCTCTACCAGCCGCGTCTGCTCGACAGCAGCGCCCGTCTCCAGCAGGAAGAAACGGCGGTGGCTGCCCATCGGCGGGCACTGCGGCTGGCAGATCTGGCGGCGCTGGCGGAGCAGCGCAGGCAATGGTCGCAGGCAGTGCAGCACTGGCAGGGGGCGCTGGCGGCGGCGCAGCAGGTGGCCGTGGGCACGACCGTCCATCCCCAAGTGCAGCCGCTGCTGTCGTCTTATCGGGCATCCCTGGCGGCGGCGCAGGAAAAGCTGAAAGGGGCGATCGCCGCTCAGGCGGCCGAGCAAGACCTAGAGCGAAACTGTAGCGGTACGCCGCGCATTTGCACCTACGCGCAGCAGGGCAGCGTCATGCAGGTGCGGATCACGCCCAGCTATGATCGGGTGCTGCAAGAGGCGGCCGCTATTACTCAGGTCACGCAAGAGACTGATCCGGACTCGGCCATCATGGCCCACTTCAACCCACTGCTGCGGGCGATCGCCACCGTCGGCGAAACGGCTCAAATCCCGATTGAGGTCTACAACGCTGACGGCTCCCTGTTTGGCATCTACGATCCTGCCCTCGACGGCTACGTTTCGCGCGAAGTCCGCAACCAGCAGCAAAAGCGTCCCTAA
- a CDS encoding TrmH family RNA methyltransferase has product MLTSLQNPLTKQLRKLHQGKGRREQQQFLLEGTHLLQEALAVGYPLAVVCCTESWRSRYPDLFAAVSGRAERLELVSEPVLEAIATTVHPDGVVATAPRQSAMPQPSARLSLGLALETVQDPGNLGTVIRTAAAAGADGLWLSADSVDLDHPKVLRATAGQWFRLPMGVAENLTSVVQQFRSAGGQVVSTLPGAAQTYWETDFTRPTLILLGNEGAGIVACAVGNWRIVP; this is encoded by the coding sequence ATGCTGACCAGCCTGCAAAATCCCCTGACCAAGCAACTCCGTAAGCTGCATCAGGGCAAAGGCCGACGCGAACAGCAGCAGTTTTTGCTGGAGGGGACACATCTGCTGCAAGAGGCGCTGGCGGTGGGCTATCCGCTGGCGGTGGTGTGCTGCACGGAAAGCTGGCGATCGCGCTATCCCGACTTGTTTGCGGCGGTCAGTGGGCGAGCGGAGCGGCTGGAGCTGGTGAGCGAACCCGTGCTGGAGGCGATCGCCACGACGGTTCACCCCGATGGCGTGGTGGCGACGGCTCCGCGCCAGTCTGCCATGCCGCAGCCCAGCGCCCGACTCAGCCTGGGGCTGGCGCTGGAGACGGTGCAAGATCCGGGCAACCTGGGAACGGTCATTCGCACTGCTGCGGCCGCTGGAGCAGACGGGCTGTGGCTCAGCGCCGACAGCGTAGATCTGGATCATCCCAAGGTGCTGCGGGCGACGGCGGGGCAGTGGTTTCGGCTGCCGATGGGCGTTGCCGAGAATTTGACCAGCGTGGTGCAGCAGTTTCGGAGCGCAGGCGGACAGGTCGTGTCTACGCTGCCCGGTGCCGCCCAGACCTACTGGGAAACTGATTTCACTCGGCCTACGCTGATTTTGCTGGGAAACGAGGGCGCGGGGATTGTCGCCTGCGCTGTCGGGAACTGGCGGATTGTGCCGTGA
- a CDS encoding response regulator transcription factor produces the protein MDILIVEDEAEIAQLIQLYLEKEGFSCRVCSDGQTAIRVFQELQPDLIILDLMLPELDGLEVCARIRQKPGHKDPYILMLTAKGEEMDRVIGLSTGADDYMVKPFSPRELVARVRALLRRTLRQGGQSKTYHTQHFTVDVDQRAAYRHGDGPGQKSERLDLTTLEFDLLTTFMSYPGRVWNRAQLIEKLWGSDFFGDERVVDTHIARLRKKIEFDPATPSFVKTVIGVGYKFEDAPSS, from the coding sequence ATGGATATTTTAATCGTTGAAGACGAAGCCGAAATTGCCCAACTGATCCAGCTTTATCTAGAGAAAGAAGGCTTTTCTTGTCGCGTTTGCAGTGACGGGCAGACGGCCATTCGCGTATTTCAAGAACTCCAGCCCGACTTGATTATTCTGGACTTGATGCTGCCAGAGCTAGACGGGCTAGAGGTGTGTGCCCGCATTCGCCAAAAGCCCGGCCACAAAGACCCCTACATCCTGATGCTGACCGCGAAGGGCGAAGAGATGGATCGAGTGATCGGTCTGTCTACTGGCGCGGATGACTATATGGTGAAGCCGTTTAGTCCGCGAGAACTGGTGGCCCGCGTCCGGGCGCTGCTGCGGCGCACCCTGCGCCAGGGTGGACAGAGCAAAACCTACCATACGCAGCACTTTACGGTAGACGTAGACCAGCGGGCGGCCTATCGCCACGGCGACGGGCCAGGACAAAAGAGCGAACGGCTTGACCTAACTACGCTGGAATTTGACCTGTTGACTACCTTCATGAGCTATCCCGGCCGCGTGTGGAACCGGGCACAGTTGATTGAAAAACTCTGGGGTAGCGACTTCTTCGGGGATGAGCGCGTGGTAGATACGCACATTGCCCGCCTGCGGAAAAAAATTGAGTTCGACCCAGCAACGCCGAGCTTTGTAAAAACGGTAATCGGCGTAGGCTATAAGTTTGAAGATGCACCCAGCAGCTAG
- the rsmD gene encoding 16S rRNA (guanine(966)-N(2))-methyltransferase RsmD, with the protein MSLRIYGNRLIKTLPGGDTRPTPSRVRQALFNIWQGEIEGCRWLDLCSGSGSMGAEALCRGAALVVGIEQSGRAAAVITENWQTVAKPNQQFRLLRGDVRQMLPKLSGQRFDRIYFDPPYASELYEPVLEAIARHQLLALDGELAVEHAGDRFSETALATLLPRIAPLTPRREKVYGNTALMFFGWQNEGLA; encoded by the coding sequence ATGTCTCTCCGCATCTATGGCAATCGTCTGATTAAAACCCTCCCTGGCGGCGACACCCGCCCTACGCCCTCGCGGGTACGGCAAGCACTGTTCAATATCTGGCAGGGGGAGATCGAGGGCTGCCGCTGGCTAGATTTGTGCAGCGGCAGTGGCTCTATGGGGGCCGAAGCGCTCTGTCGCGGTGCGGCGCTGGTCGTCGGCATCGAGCAGTCGGGGCGGGCCGCCGCCGTGATTACAGAAAACTGGCAAACCGTCGCCAAACCGAATCAGCAGTTTCGGCTGCTGCGCGGCGATGTGCGGCAAATGCTGCCGAAACTGAGTGGGCAACGCTTCGACCGGATTTACTTTGACCCGCCCTACGCCAGTGAGTTGTATGAACCTGTGCTGGAGGCGATCGCCCGTCATCAGCTTCTAGCCCTCGATGGCGAACTGGCAGTCGAACACGCGGGCGATCGCTTTTCTGAAACGGCTCTGGCGACCTTGCTGCCCCGCATCGCGCCCCTGACTCCCCGTCGCGAGAAGGTCTATGGCAATACGGCGCTGATGTTTTTTGGGTGGCAAAATGAGGGGCTGGCGTGA
- a CDS encoding inositol monophosphatase family protein, with product MHWPDILDFAEAATHSVGQQLLQDFGQVQADEKTDGSLVTGADRWADETLRGAIAQRFPDHGILSEELTHVFPHQDWCWIIDPLDGTTNFARGIPIWGISLGLLYRGTPVFGYVYLPPISQSFYGYWPGNSGLEMPTGAFCNGRAIAPSPDAPSGNHFFNLCARSIAILQQQPFPCKVRMLGVATYNLLTVAAGATLGAVEATPKIWDIAAVWPIVQAAGAVWQPLEPGPIFPLVSGQDYGDRPFPTLVVSQPAFLEVFLPRVAVLSK from the coding sequence ATGCACTGGCCCGACATTCTCGACTTTGCCGAAGCCGCTACTCACTCAGTTGGCCAGCAACTGCTCCAGGACTTTGGGCAGGTGCAGGCCGACGAAAAGACCGACGGCAGCCTGGTGACGGGGGCTGACCGCTGGGCCGATGAAACCCTGCGGGGGGCGATCGCCCAGCGGTTTCCCGACCACGGCATCCTCAGCGAAGAGTTGACCCACGTTTTTCCGCATCAGGACTGGTGCTGGATCATCGACCCGCTCGACGGCACGACCAACTTTGCGCGGGGCATCCCGATTTGGGGCATTTCGCTGGGGCTGCTCTATCGCGGCACGCCCGTCTTTGGCTATGTGTATCTGCCGCCCATCAGCCAGTCGTTCTACGGCTACTGGCCCGGCAACAGCGGACTGGAGATGCCGACCGGAGCTTTTTGCAATGGACGGGCGATCGCCCCTAGCCCCGACGCGCCCAGCGGCAACCATTTCTTTAACCTGTGCGCCCGCAGCATTGCCATCCTCCAGCAGCAGCCGTTCCCCTGCAAAGTTCGGATGCTGGGCGTTGCCACCTATAACCTGCTCACGGTAGCAGCAGGAGCGACCCTGGGCGCAGTCGAAGCCACCCCCAAAATCTGGGACATTGCCGCCGTCTGGCCGATTGTGCAAGCTGCCGGAGCCGTGTGGCAGCCGCTAGAGCCGGGGCCGATTTTTCCGCTGGTATCAGGACAAGACTATGGCGATCGCCCCTTCCCAACGCTCGTCGTCAGCCAGCCCGCCTTTCTGGAAGTGTTTCTCCCCAGAGTCGCTGTTTTAAGCAAGTAG
- a CDS encoding c-type cytochrome, with protein sequence MTPNLLNEPILESQVTSAASDAPDRSRQALWLLLGSAVVMLVAIAALLLLRHPDPYVRSVLALEGNPSQGQVIFQMNCATCHGLTGDGVVGPSLHHVSARKSRIKLIEQVISGKTPPMPQFQPNAQEMADLLEYLESL encoded by the coding sequence TTGACCCCGAATCTCTTGAACGAGCCAATTCTAGAATCGCAAGTGACGAGTGCAGCCAGCGATGCTCCGGATCGGTCGCGGCAGGCGCTCTGGTTGCTGCTGGGTTCGGCGGTGGTGATGCTGGTGGCGATCGCCGCCCTGCTGCTGCTCCGCCATCCCGACCCCTACGTGCGGAGCGTGCTGGCTCTAGAGGGCAACCCGTCCCAGGGGCAAGTTATTTTCCAGATGAACTGTGCAACCTGCCACGGATTGACGGGGGATGGCGTAGTTGGCCCCAGCCTGCATCATGTTTCTGCCCGCAAGTCTCGCATCAAGCTAATCGAGCAGGTAATCAGCGGCAAAACGCCCCCCATGCCCCAGTTCCAGCCCAACGCCCAGGAAATGGCTGACCTGCTGGAGTATCTCGAGTCTTTATGA
- a CDS encoding DUF5340 domain-containing protein, with translation MEPIPLPSHIHYELLLQLLERQTTPAAQHQSQHQAQVHELISTLRKALTQQKRLEESLSRANVPIDYRWSLNSAGLETVSSDVR, from the coding sequence ATGGAACCGATCCCCCTGCCGTCCCATATTCACTACGAACTGCTGCTGCAACTGCTGGAACGCCAGACCACGCCCGCTGCTCAGCACCAGTCTCAGCATCAGGCCCAAGTTCATGAGCTAATCAGTACGCTGCGAAAGGCGCTGACCCAACAGAAGCGCCTAGAGGAAAGCCTGAGCCGCGCCAATGTGCCCATTGACTATCGCTGGTCGCTCAACAGCGCGGGTCTGGAGACAGTCTCTTCTGACGTGCGCTGA
- the trpC gene encoding indole-3-glycerol phosphate synthase TrpC, with product MQIRRRPPNPAVAVENLRYQISAPDAQPQHILEEIVWHKETEVDQMRDRVSLLDLQKKVKDLPPPKDFLNALRQGKTSPALIAEVKKASPSKGVIREDFDPVAIARAYEQAGAACISVLTDEKFFQGGFAYLQQVRDAVDVPLLCKDFVIYPYQIYMARLHGADAVLLIAAILSDKDLQYFIKIVQALNMTALVEVHTLEELDRVLALQGVHLVGINNRNLQDFSVDLQTSCSLLADRQAQIQKQGILTVSESGLHTPTDLRRVKQAGVEAVLIGESLVKQPDPAAAIASLFAS from the coding sequence ATGCAAATCCGTCGTCGCCCACCCAACCCCGCCGTTGCGGTAGAAAACCTGCGGTATCAGATCAGTGCGCCAGACGCGCAGCCGCAGCATATTCTCGAAGAAATCGTCTGGCACAAGGAAACCGAAGTCGATCAGATGCGCGATCGCGTCTCGCTGCTGGACTTGCAAAAGAAAGTAAAAGATTTGCCGCCGCCGAAAGATTTTTTGAACGCGCTGCGACAGGGCAAGACGAGTCCGGCGCTGATTGCCGAGGTGAAGAAGGCATCACCCAGTAAGGGCGTAATTCGAGAAGATTTTGACCCGGTGGCGATCGCCCGCGCCTACGAGCAAGCTGGGGCCGCCTGCATTTCCGTTTTGACGGACGAAAAGTTTTTTCAGGGCGGTTTTGCCTATCTTCAGCAGGTGCGCGATGCGGTCGATGTCCCCCTGCTGTGCAAAGACTTTGTGATTTATCCTTACCAGATCTATATGGCCCGATTGCACGGAGCCGACGCGGTATTACTGATTGCAGCAATTCTCTCGGACAAGGATTTACAATACTTTATCAAGATAGTTCAGGCACTTAACATGACTGCCCTGGTCGAGGTTCACACCCTCGAAGAGTTGGATCGAGTGCTGGCACTGCAAGGTGTCCATTTGGTCGGTATTAACAATCGCAACTTGCAGGACTTTTCCGTAGACTTGCAAACCTCTTGCAGTCTGTTGGCCGATCGGCAAGCTCAAATTCAAAAACAGGGCATTCTAACGGTAAGCGAGTCGGGACTGCACACTCCGACAGACCTCCGCCGCGTAAAGCAAGCAGGTGTCGAAGCCGTGCTAATTGGGGAGTCGCTGGTCAAACAGCCCGACCCCGCAGCGGCGATCGCCAGTCTGTTTGCCAGCTAA
- a CDS encoding FAD-dependent oxidoreductase, with product MIPDIAKLAQRILIAPRDIETRVGLLAKTVKPGSPVVIELADVKTKEVVEVLEVDACLVATGRIPATKDLGLETVGIELDRRGFIPVNDQMQVLIDGQPAPHLWAIGDATGKMMLAHAASAQGIVAVENMCDRPRQVDYRSIPAAAFTHPEVSFVGMTEPAAVELGKAEGFKVAVSRSYFKGNSKALAEGETDGVAKVIYREDTGEVLGAHIIGLHASDLIQEAANAIAQRRSVNDLAYLVHTHPTLSEVLDEAYKRAVTAH from the coding sequence TTGATCCCCGATATCGCTAAGCTGGCGCAGCGCATTTTGATTGCGCCCCGCGACATCGAAACTCGCGTGGGGCTGCTAGCCAAGACGGTGAAGCCCGGTTCCCCTGTGGTGATCGAGCTGGCGGACGTGAAGACCAAAGAAGTCGTGGAAGTGCTGGAAGTAGACGCTTGCCTGGTAGCAACGGGCCGCATTCCCGCCACAAAGGATCTGGGGCTGGAAACCGTCGGCATCGAACTCGATCGGCGCGGCTTTATTCCCGTCAATGACCAGATGCAGGTGCTGATAGACGGGCAGCCCGCACCGCATCTGTGGGCGATTGGTGATGCCACGGGCAAGATGATGCTGGCTCATGCGGCCTCGGCGCAGGGCATTGTGGCAGTAGAAAATATGTGCGATCGCCCCCGCCAGGTGGATTACCGCAGCATTCCCGCCGCCGCCTTTACCCATCCCGAAGTCAGCTTTGTCGGCATGACGGAACCCGCTGCTGTGGAACTGGGCAAGGCTGAGGGCTTCAAGGTCGCTGTTTCTCGCTCTTACTTCAAAGGCAACTCCAAAGCCCTGGCCGAAGGCGAAACCGACGGCGTGGCCAAGGTGATCTACCGTGAAGACACGGGCGAAGTGCTGGGGGCCCACATTATCGGGCTACACGCCTCCGACCTGATCCAGGAAGCCGCCAATGCGATCGCCCAGCGCCGCTCCGTCAACGACCTCGCCTACCTCGTCCACACCCACCCCACGCTGTCGGAAGTGCTGGACGAAGCCTATAAGCGGGCAGTTACAGCGCATTAA
- the murA gene encoding UDP-N-acetylglucosamine 1-carboxyvinyltransferase — protein sequence MTHSSPEERSPVLEIIGGHRLSGEVRISGAKNSALVLMAGSLLCSQDCRIRNVPSLADVARMGEVLSALGVKITRSEDALEIDARHLSQSKAPYELVSQLRASFFIIGPLLARLGIARIPLPGGCAIGARPVDLHVRGLQAMGADVQIEHGTVHACIPGVNRRLKGARIYLDYPSVGATETLMMAATLADGETILENAAQEPEVVDLANFCRAMGARIRGAGTNTIVISGVPSLHSVDYAVIPDRVEVGTFLVAGAITQSELSLAPVVPDHLTAVIAKLGAIGSEVIQETPNRLRIVPGASRGTDIETLPYPGFPTDMQAQFMALLTLSEGDSIITETVFENRMGHVAELNRMGADIRTKGNHAVIRGVPFLTGAPVVATDLRASAALVLAGLAARGTTIIQGLHHLDRGYDDLEGKLKLLGAQIRRVKGDAGAESVSSLPVMPRS from the coding sequence GTGACTCATTCTTCACCTGAAGAACGCAGCCCCGTTCTGGAAATCATTGGCGGACACCGCCTAAGCGGCGAAGTTCGTATCAGCGGTGCCAAAAACTCAGCGCTAGTGCTGATGGCTGGTTCGCTCTTGTGCAGCCAGGATTGCCGCATTCGCAATGTGCCCTCTCTGGCCGATGTGGCCCGCATGGGCGAAGTGCTGAGCGCCCTGGGTGTCAAGATTACCCGCAGCGAAGATGCGCTGGAAATCGATGCCCGCCACCTCAGCCAGTCGAAAGCGCCCTACGAGCTAGTGAGCCAACTCCGGGCTAGCTTTTTCATCATTGGGCCGCTGCTAGCACGGCTGGGCATTGCCCGAATTCCCCTACCCGGCGGCTGCGCCATTGGAGCGCGTCCAGTCGATCTGCATGTGCGCGGCCTGCAAGCGATGGGCGCGGATGTGCAGATCGAGCATGGCACAGTTCACGCCTGCATTCCCGGTGTGAATCGGCGGCTGAAGGGGGCACGCATTTACCTCGACTATCCCAGCGTCGGCGCAACAGAAACGCTGATGATGGCGGCAACGCTGGCTGATGGCGAGACGATTCTAGAAAACGCCGCCCAAGAGCCGGAAGTGGTGGATTTGGCTAATTTCTGTCGAGCGATGGGCGCACGGATTCGCGGCGCGGGCACGAATACCATCGTGATTTCGGGCGTGCCCAGCCTCCACTCGGTCGATTACGCCGTAATTCCTGACCGGGTAGAAGTGGGCACATTTTTGGTGGCAGGCGCGATTACGCAGTCTGAACTGTCGCTGGCTCCGGTGGTGCCCGACCATCTGACAGCGGTAATTGCCAAATTGGGGGCGATCGGCTCTGAAGTGATTCAGGAAACGCCCAACCGCCTCCGCATTGTGCCCGGTGCTTCGCGGGGCACCGACATCGAAACGCTACCCTATCCTGGCTTCCCGACGGATATGCAGGCGCAGTTTATGGCGCTGCTGACCCTCAGCGAAGGCGATAGCATCATCACTGAAACGGTGTTTGAAAACCGCATGGGCCATGTGGCAGAGCTAAACCGCATGGGCGCGGATATTCGCACCAAGGGGAATCACGCGGTGATTCGCGGCGTGCCGTTCCTCACGGGTGCGCCTGTGGTGGCGACGGATCTGCGGGCATCGGCGGCGCTGGTACTGGCCGGTCTGGCAGCACGCGGCACCACGATTATTCAGGGCTTGCACCATCTGGATCGAGGCTACGATGACCTGGAAGGCAAGCTGAAGCTGCTGGGGGCCCAGATCCGCCGGGTGAAAGGTGATGCGGGGGCCGAGTCGGTTTCATCCCTGCCTGTGATGCCGCGCAGCTAG
- the petG gene encoding cytochrome b6-f complex subunit V, giving the protein MVEPLLSGIVLGLIPVTLAGLFVAAYLQYRRGDQLGL; this is encoded by the coding sequence GTGGTTGAACCGCTGCTTTCTGGAATTGTGTTGGGCTTGATTCCCGTGACGCTGGCTGGTCTGTTCGTTGCGGCTTATCTGCAATATCGCCGGGGCGACCAGTTGGGTCTGTAG
- a CDS encoding EamA family transporter encodes MLLSSIALGVAGQFFLKSGALKLGRVEASNAISHVLSILTVPDLLIGLACYGLGAVVYILVLTRVKLSVVGPTVALSYVFSVLLGYFVFKETIPGVRLVGLGLIVAGVILVVWQPK; translated from the coding sequence TTGCTGCTTTCCTCTATTGCCCTTGGCGTTGCGGGGCAGTTTTTTTTGAAATCGGGCGCACTAAAGCTGGGTCGCGTTGAGGCGAGTAATGCCATCAGCCATGTGTTGAGCATTCTCACCGTGCCGGATTTGCTGATCGGGCTGGCTTGCTACGGGTTGGGCGCAGTGGTGTATATTTTGGTGCTAACTCGCGTCAAACTCAGCGTGGTGGGGCCAACGGTCGCGCTCAGCTACGTGTTTTCGGTGCTGTTGGGCTATTTTGTCTTCAAGGAAACGATTCCTGGTGTGCGGCTGGTGGGGCTGGGGCTGATTGTGGCGGGTGTGATTTTGGTGGTGTGGCAGCCGAAGTGA
- a CDS encoding FAD-dependent oxidoreductase, with product MSEAFDYDLVIIGAGVGGHGAALHAVSSGLKTAIIEAADMGGTCVNRGCIPSKALLAASGRVRELRDAHHLKNLGIQLGNVGFDRQAIADHAANLVSKIQGDLTNSLKRLGVDIIHGWGKLAGAQKVSIATAEGEKIVTARDIILSPGSVPFVPPGIELDGKTVFTSDDAIKLDWLPNWVAVIGSGYIGLEFADIYTALGSEVTIVEALDQLMPGI from the coding sequence GTGAGCGAAGCATTTGATTACGACCTGGTGATTATTGGCGCGGGCGTGGGGGGGCACGGCGCGGCCCTCCATGCCGTCAGCAGCGGACTGAAGACCGCCATCATCGAAGCGGCAGACATGGGCGGCACTTGCGTCAACCGGGGCTGCATTCCCTCGAAGGCGCTGCTGGCTGCGTCGGGGCGGGTGCGCGAGCTGCGCGATGCTCATCACCTGAAGAATCTGGGCATTCAGCTAGGCAACGTCGGGTTTGATCGACAGGCGATCGCCGACCACGCCGCCAATCTCGTCAGCAAGATTCAGGGCGACCTCACCAACAGCCTCAAGCGACTCGGCGTGGACATCATCCACGGCTGGGGAAAGCTGGCAGGTGCCCAAAAGGTGAGCATCGCCACTGCCGAAGGCGAAAAAATTGTAACCGCCAGAGACATTATTCTCTCGCCCGGTTCCGTGCCCTTTGTGCCGCCGGGAATCGAGCTAGACGGCAAGACGGTGTTTACCAGCGACGACGCAATCAAGCTCGACTGGTTGCCCAACTGGGTCGCGGTGATCGGCAGCGGCTATATCGGTCTGGAGTTTGCCGACATCTACACTGCGCTGGGCAGCGAAGTCACCATTGTTGAAGCGCTCGACCAGCTCATGCCCGGGATTTGA
- the hisH gene encoding imidazole glycerol phosphate synthase subunit HisH: MTLIAVVDYDMGNLHSACKGLANAGATPHVTDSAKDIGRADAIVLPGVGAFDPAIQHLRDRDLISPLKDAVASGKPFLGICLGLQILLDGSEEGREPGLGIVPGWVRRFRHEPGITIPHMGWNQLQLRQPNLPLWNQLGVDPWVYFVHSFYADPADAGVIAATTTHGSQTVTAAIARDNLMAVQFHPEKSSDTGLKLLANFVASVQAKELAGIRG, from the coding sequence ATGACCCTGATCGCCGTTGTGGACTACGACATGGGCAACCTACACTCGGCCTGCAAAGGTCTGGCCAACGCTGGAGCCACTCCCCACGTCACCGATTCGGCCAAGGATATCGGACGGGCAGATGCCATTGTGCTGCCTGGCGTGGGCGCGTTTGACCCGGCAATTCAGCACTTGCGCGATCGCGACCTGATCTCACCACTCAAAGATGCAGTCGCCAGCGGCAAACCCTTCCTGGGCATTTGTCTAGGGCTGCAAATTTTGCTGGATGGCAGCGAAGAGGGGCGTGAACCCGGTCTGGGCATTGTTCCCGGTTGGGTGCGCCGCTTCCGTCATGAACCGGGCATCACCATTCCCCATATGGGCTGGAACCAGTTGCAGCTTCGGCAGCCCAATCTGCCCCTGTGGAATCAGCTTGGAGTCGATCCGTGGGTTTATTTCGTCCACTCGTTCTATGCAGACCCGGCGGATGCAGGGGTGATTGCTGCGACGACCACCCACGGGTCGCAAACCGTAACCGCAGCGATCGCCCGCGACAACCTGATGGCCGTCCAGTTCCACCCCGAAAAATCCTCCGACACCGGGCTAAAGCTGCTGGCCAACTTCGTCGCCTCGGTGCAGGCCAAAGAACTTGCGGGTATTCGCGGCTAG